The DNA sequence GCGCCAAATAGACCAGGCATTTTCCTCGCGATACGGGACCGTATCCGCAAGCACGAGCAATGCCGCGCTGGTGGAGGGCGCGCGGGATCGGTGGGAGACGAGCGTCGCTGCGTTCAAGGAGGCGCTCAAGGTCCAGGCGGGCGTGGTCGGCAACCTCGATGGGACGCACTCCATCTTGAACGCGCTGCTGTCCCGGAGCCAATCGGCGACAGGCGCGCTGCAGGCCGCGCAGGCCGGAAACCAGCTTGTTGCCCTGCAGATCCGGCAGGTCGTCGATATGACCGCCGTCATGGCGGCCGCGTCACGGGCGCAGGCGATTGAGGCGGCGCGGGGTGCGACGGCAGAGGCTGAGGGGCGGGCACGCTTCGCCCGCTTTGTAAAGCGCGGGCCTCGAGGGTGAGATGGA is a window from the Sphingobium sp. Cam5-1 genome containing:
- the trbJ gene encoding P-type conjugative transfer protein TrbJ, with translation MSRTHSAHLLALASATALLASAPADALIVYDPTNYASNVLQAARALEQINNQIRSLQNQATSLLNEGRNLASLPFSSLQALEAQVQQTRTLLTQAERLAYDVRQIDQAFSSRYGTVSASTSNAALVEGARDRWETSVAAFKEALKVQAGVVGNLDGTHSILNALLSRSQSATGALQAAQAGNQLVALQIRQVVDMTAVMAAASRAQAIEAARGATAEAEGRARFARFVKRGPRG